A part of Carassius carassius chromosome 4, fCarCar2.1, whole genome shotgun sequence genomic DNA contains:
- the LOC132136124 gene encoding homeobox protein cut-like 2: MVVMTHRDVQRLKQEVRRLQSLLQEVQKRAANHVALLQQQLANKAQHIERLQTKLQSQQDYDKIKTELRTLRAQMQTTDVVSSSLYKNSHMDTPAYTPRMKYYN; this comes from the exons ATGGTTGTGATGACACATCGCGACGTTCAGCGTCTGAAACAGGAAGTGCGACGACTTCAGAGTCTGCTGCAGGAAGTCCAGAAGCGAGCAGCCAATCACGTCGCTTTGCTGCAACAGCAACTGGCCAATAAAGCACAGCATATAGAG AGACTCCAGACAAAGTTACAATCCCAGCAGGACTATGACAAGATCAAAACTGAGCTCAg GACTCTTCGAGCACAGATGCAAACTACTGATGTCGTGTCG TCATCCCTATATAAAAACAGCCACATGGACACTCCAGCCTATACACCACGAATGAAGTATTACAATTAA
- the LOC132136140 gene encoding homeobox protein cut-like 2, with amino-acid sequence MKHFLSDQHSIRTLSDIQERLRGVFVPWVGPADVSSDDVIRNILQQAKHEMHTTNGSSEAPLQEEEEEDDGALEPSVQSPADFVQSIIQKVKCELDEDTDPSVSPSSVSRSFQTLPVDPDQRTQVFNGSKVKTETRQRPRSCPISSSCELQSLELDTFSITQRVKEALTVNNIGQRVFGEEVLGLTQSSVSELLSHPKPWTKLSLKGKENFIRMHLWLQDPQNIQKLNAMKKMDQRARLKRALIGSDCESHRTLDARGRWFCDHWGRCEVMKRPRVIFSAQEREALIAVYQTEPYPSPHTIERLAAQLGLHSSTVSNWFYNYRSRSRRDGFSEPVQTGTFQNPVSSGPVSASSVRIKPEPSDRQMEEDTDLQREEHDHVFTSVKREKEL; translated from the exons ATGAAGCACTTCCTGTCAGACCAGCACAGCATCCGAACACTCAGCGACATCCAGGAGAGACTGAGAG GTGTCTTCGTCCCATGGGTTGGTCCTGCAGACGTGAGCTCAGACGACGTGATCAGG AACATCCTGCAGCAGGCCAAACACGAGATGCATACGACGAACGGCTCGAGTGAAGCACCGCtccaggaagaagaagaagaggatgatGGGGCACTGGAGCCCAGCGTTCAGTCTCCGGCTGATTTTGTCCAAAGCATCATCCAGAAAGTCAAATGTGAACTGGATGAAGATACTGACCCCTCCGTTTCTCCGTCCTCCGTGAGCCGCTCGTTCCAGACACTTCCTGTGGATCCGGATCAGAGAACTCAGGTCTTTAACGGATCAAAGGTGAAGACGGAGACGCGTCAGAGACCTCGCTCCTGtcccatcagcagcagctgtgagCTTCAGTCTCTGGAACTGGACACCTTCAGCATCACGCAGAGGGTCAAAGAAGCTCTCACCGTCAACAACATAG GTCAGCGAGTGTTCGGCGAAGAGGTTTTGGGTTTAACACAAAGCTCTGTGTCTGAACTGCTGTCGCACCCCAAACCCTGGACTAAACTCAGTCTGAAGGGGAAGGAGAACTTCATTCGGATGCATCTGTGGCTCCAAGACCCTCAAAACATTCAGAAGCTCAACGCTATGAAGAAGATGGACCAGAGAG CTCGTCTCAAACGTGCTCTGATTGGATCAGACTGTGAATCACACAGGACGTTAGATGCCAGAGGACGCTGGTTTTGTGATCATTGGGGACGGTGTGAGGTGATGAAGAGGCCGCGTGTCATCTTTAGTGCTCAGGAGAGAGAAGCACTGATAGCGGTGTATCAGACAGAGCCGTATCCGTCTCCACACACCATCGAGAGACTCGCAGCACAGCTAGGACTGCACTCCAGCACTGTCAGCAACTGGTTCTACAACTACAG GTCCAGAAGCAGACGAGATGGCTTTTCAGAACCGGTGCAAACCGGAACATTTCAGAATCCGGTCAGTTCTGGTCCGGTTTCAGCCAGTTCAGTCCGAATCAAACCGGAGCCCAGTGACAGACAGATGGAGGAGGACACAGATCTGCAGAGAGAAGAGCACGATCACGTCTTCACCAGcgtgaagagagagaaagagctgtGA